One genomic segment of Scophthalmus maximus strain ysfricsl-2021 chromosome 3, ASM2237912v1, whole genome shotgun sequence includes these proteins:
- the kdm5c gene encoding lysine-specific demethylase 5C isoform X2, which translates to MEGEEFVAPPECPVFEPSWEEFQDPLGYIAKIRPIAEKSGICKIRPPQDWQPPFSVELDTFRFTPRIQRLNELEAETRVKLNYLDRIARFWEIQASSLKIPHIERRILDLFGLSRIVTDEGGFEMVCKERRWARVAQRLGYPPGKNIGSLLRSHYERIVYPFEMFQSGTSLPHCKPKHYDGEDVDKEYKPHSIPLRQSVQPSKISTYGRRAKRCQPDPEPTEEDIEKNPELKKLQIYGAGPKMMGLGLVARYKGMRKKDELPQTVTIKEDVSAAPTDASVKAEPPEPQEKLSEGETSSPPPAPASITVKTEVKKEEPENGKGTEEEENDADKPCTKMTMRLRRNLNNPQCVDSFVCRMCGRGDDDEKLLLCDGCDDNYHIYCLLPPLTDAPKGNWRCPKCVAEECKKPAEAFGFEQATREYTLQSFGEMADAFKADYFNMPVHMVPTELVEREFWRLVGSIEEDVTVEYGADIHSKEFGSGFPMNNGQRKLTKEEEEYARSGWNLNVMPVLEQSLLCHINGDISGMKVPWLYVGMVFSAFCWHIEDHWSYSINYLHWGEPKTWYGVPSVAAERLEEVMKKLTPELFEFQPDLLHQLVTIMNPNILMSHGVPVVRTNQCAGEFVITFPRAYHSGFNQGYNFAEAVNFCTADWLPAGRSCIEHYRRLRRYCVFSHEELTCKMAASPEKLDLNLAAATHREMFIIVQEERKLRKGLMERGITEAEREAFELLPDDERQCDKCKTTCFLSALACSKCPERLVCLYHTQDLCNCPTEKLYLRYRYTLDELLAMLHRLKVRSESFDSWANRVKEALEQEEGNKIGIDDLETLKTEAAEKKFPDNELLRKLNKVLKDIERCRQTSGELLDDSTTRENKMSLAELKSLVETMNNLPCVMMKLEEVQAVLQTVEDFQRQAQALVSDRDWRRDSPPPEQLQTLLDEGGKLPVVVPECDSLRGLKEQGHWLAEVRCTLGTEGGGRQEVTLDVLRNLMQAGCNVPQSVSVETAMAELQELLTIAERWEEKAQICLEQRQKHPLSTLEAIVNEAQLIPVKLPNILALQCCLTRARAWVTDLEEIQNGEHYPCLDDLEGLVAIGRDLPVFMEELRQLELQVASAHSWRDKATKTFLKKSSQHSLLEVLCPCAKRRERRDGTEALDDLLEDSDTNTLGLSAQDLRDPAAIVVAFKEGEHQEKEALLRLQKSNMCKSGLRAAGHKENKENGRWDDRMETDSSGRSENSVKENGGGSSAQSVCVCAAPPRAPQLRCHLCKDWFHGGCVPFPSLLPASGAPTNPLCWWDWDSRFLCPRCQRSRRPRLETILALLVALQRLPVRLPEGEALQCLTERAITWQGRAKEALETPELQRALQTLQELKETLRRDAAEKREEGVGKETERSSVIVLSDSEGGEGEDGVIDLTDDNSPKKKTKETNGTQAGCENGVSRKGNVTGVSSLLPLLPVLKGQVVDLSQETWVQLEQLQLEGDLLEVSLDQTHVIHRVLQAFSLPPRETLHTLIQIELEEQRRSSRSRVKDSKRKRKGHRGGGGEGAGERSLDASESKKTCPLSHSPSPHQPAHTHPEIL; encoded by the exons ATGGAAGGGGAAGAGTTCGTGGCTCCTCCGGAGTGTCCCGTGTTCGAGCCGTCATGGGAGGAGTTTCAGGATCCGCTGGGCTACATCGCCAAGATTCGGCCAATCGCAGAGAAGTCTGGAATCTGCAAAATTCGACCTCCACAG GACTGGCAACCGCCATTCTCCGTGGAGCTCGACACCTTCCGCTTCACCCCGCGCATCCAAAGGCTCAATGAGTTGGAG GCGGAGACCAGAGTGAAGCTGAATTATTTGGACCGCATCGCCAGGTTTTGGGAGATCCAGGCGTCCTCGTTGAAAATCCCACACATCGAGAGACGCATCCTCGATCTCTTCGGCCTGTCAAGg attGTGACGGATGAAGGAGGGTTTGAGATGGTGTGTAAGGAGCGGCGCTGGGCTCGCGTGGCCCAGAGGCTCGGCTACCCGCCGGGCAAGAACATCGGTTCTCTGCTGCGCTCACACTACGAAAGGATCGTCTACCCGTTTGAAATGTTCCAGTCGGGCACCAGCCTGCCG CATTGCAAGCCGAAGCACTACGACGGTGAGGATGTGGATAAAGAATACAAGCCCCACTCCATCCCCCTGCGACAGTCTGTGCAGCCGTCCAAGATCAGCACCTACGGTCGCCGAGCGAAGCGATGTCAGCCTGAC cctGAACCGACAGAGGAAGACATCGAGAAGAACCCAGAGTTGAAGAAGCTGCAGATCTACGGCGCAGGGCCCAAGATGATGGGGCTCGGTCTGGTCGCCAGGTATAAAGGCATGAGGAAGAAAG ACGAGCTGCCTCAGACTGTTACCATCAAAGAGGACGTGTCGGCGGCGCCCACTGACGCCTCAGTCAAAGCTGAGCCGCCGGAGCCTCAGGAGAAGCTGAGCGAAGGGGAAACATCCAGTCCGCCGCCGGCACCAGCCAGCATCACCGTCAAAACAgaggtgaagaaagaagaaCCAGAGAATGGCAAAggcactgaggaggaggaaaatgatgCAGATAAACCTTGCACCAAGATGACCATGAGGCTCCGACGCAACCTCAACAACCCGCAGTGT GTGGATTCCTTTGTGTGTCGGATGTGTGGTCGCGGAGACGACGATGagaaactgctgctgtgtgacgGCTGTGATGATAACTACCACATCTACTGTCTCCTGCCCCCACTCACCGACGCCCCCAAAGGCAACTGGCGATGTCCCAAGTGTGTGGCAGAG GAATGCAAGAAGCCGGCAGAAGCGTTTGGCTTTGAACAAGCGACACGCGAGTACACTCTGCAGAGCTTTGGGGAAATGGCCGACGCCTTCAAAGCAGATTACTTCAACATGCCGGTCCAT ATGGTTCCCACTGAGTTGGTGGAGAGGGAGTTCTGGAGGCTGGTCGGCAGCATCGAGGAAGACGTGACCGTTGAGTACGGAGCCGACATACACTCCAAAGAGTTTGGCAGTGGTTTCCCGATGAACAACGGTCAGAGGAAGCTCACAAAGGAAGAGGAG GAATATGCTCGCAGTGGCTGGAACCTGAATGTGATGCCGGTGCTGGAACAGTCGCTCCTGTGCCACATCAACGGAGACATCTCCGGTATGAAGGTGCCGTGGCTGTACGTCGGCATGGTGTTCTCCGCCTTCTGCTGGCACATCGAGGATCACTGGAGCTACTCCATCAACTACCTGCACTG GGGAGAACCCAAGACGTGGTACGGAGTTCCCTCTGTGGCCGCGGAACGactggaggaggtgatgaagaaGCTGACGCCAGAGCTGTTTGAGTTCCAGCCCGACCTGCTGCACCAACTCGTCACCATCATGAACCCCAACATCCTCATGTCTCACGGTGTCCCG GTCGTGCGCACCAACCAGTGCGCTGGTGAGTTCGTCATAACCTTCCCCAGAGCCTATCACAGCGGCTTCAACCAGGGTTACAACTTTGCAGAAGCGGTGAACTTCTGCACTGCGGACTGG cttccTGCTGGCCGCTCCTGTATCGAGCACTACCGACGCCTCCGGAGATATTGTGTCTTCTCCCACGAGGAGCTCACCTGTAAAATGGCCGCCAGCCCCGAGAAACTGGATCTGAACCTGGCTGCGGCTACGCACCGGGAGATGTTCATCATCGttcaggaggagaggaagcttCGGAAGGGTCTGATGGAGAGG ggcATCACAGAGGCTGAGCGTGAGGCATTCGAGCTGCTGCCTGACGACGAGAGACAATGTGATAAATGCAAGACCACGTGTTTCCTCTCGGCTCTGGCCTGTTCCAAGTGCCCCGAGCGCCTGGTGTGTCTCTACCACACTCAGGATCTGTGCAACTGCCCCACGGAAAAACTCTACCTCAG GTACAGATACACCCTGGATGAGTTGTTGGCCATGCTGCACCGATTGAAGGTCCGATCGGAGTCTTTTGATTCGTGGGCCAACAGAGTGAAAGAAGCTCTGGAGCAAGAAGAGGGAAACAAGATAG GTATTGATGACCTGGAGACGCTGAAGACCGAAGCGGCAGAAAAGAAGTTTCCAGACAACGAACTTCTCCGGAAACTCAACAAAGTTCTTAAAGACATCGAGCGCTGCCGGCAGACGAGTGGCGAGCTCCTCGATGACTCAACGACACG GGAGAATAAGATGAGTCTGGCCGAGCTGAAGTCTTTGGTGGAGACGATGAACAATCTGCCCTGTGTGATGATGAAGCTGGAGGAAGTGCAG GCGGTTCTTCAGACGGTGGAGGATTTCCAGCGCCAGGCTCAGGCCCTGGTCAGTGACCGGGACTGGAGGAGGGACTCTCCGCCGCCCGAGCAGCTGCAGACGCTGTTGGACGAGGGCGGCAAGCTGCCCGTCGTGGTGCCGGAGTGCGATTCTCTCCGAGGCCTGAAGGAGCAGGGCCACTGGCTGGCAGAGGTGAGGTGCACCCTGGGCACGGAGGGAGGCGGCCGGCAGGAGGTGACGCTGGACGTGCTGAGGAACCTGATGCAAGCGGGCTGCAACGTGCCCCAGAGCGTCTCCGTGGAAACTGCCATGGCGGAGCTTCAGGAGCTGCTCACCATCGCAGAGCGTTGGGAGGAGAAGGCTCAGATCTGCCTAGAGCAGAG GCAGAAACACCCTCTCTCCACCCTGGAGGCGATAGTGAACGAGGCCCAGCTCATCCCCGTCAAGCTTCCCAACATCCTGGCTCTGCAGTGCTGCCTCACACGAGCACGGGCCTGGGTCACGGACCTGGAGGAaatccag AACGGGGAGCACTACCCGTGTCTGGACGACCTGGAGGGGTTGGTGGCCATCGGGAGGGACCTGCCCGTCTTCATGGAGGAGCTGaggcagctggagctgcaggtggCCAGCGCCCACTCCTGGAGGGACAAGGCCACCAAGACCTTCCTGAAGAAGAGCAGCCAGCACAGTCTGCTGGAG GTCTTATGTCCGTGTGCAAAGAGGCGAGAGCGTCGAGACGGGACAGAGGCGTTGGACGATTTATTAGAAGACTCTGACACCAACACTCTGGGCCTCTCGGCTCAGGACCTGAGGGATCCGGCAGCCATC GTGGTGGCGTTCAAGGAAGGCGAGCACCAGGAGAAGGAGGCGCTGCTGAGGCTACAAAAATCCAACATGTGTAAATCTGGACTTCGCGCCGCGGGTCACAAGGAGAACAAGGAGAACGGGAGGTGGGACGACCGCATGGAGACAGACTCGTCCGGCCGCTCAGAGAACTCTGTGAAGGAGAATGGCGGCGGCTCCTCTGCtcagtcggtgtgtgtgtgcgccgcgCCGCCTCGCGCCCCGCAGCTCCGCTGCCACCTCTGTAAGGACTGGTTCCACGGTGGCTGCGTTCCATtcccctccctgctccccgCCTCTGGAGCGCCGACTAACCCACTCTGCTGGTGGGACTGGGACTCACGCTTCTTGTGTCCGCGGTGCCAGCGGTCGCGGCGTCCGCGCCTGGAGACCATCCTGGCGCTGCTCGTGGCCCTGCAGAGGCTGCCGGTGCGTCTGCCAGAGGGCGAGGCCCTGCAGTGCCTCACAGAACGGGCCATCACCTGGCAGGGCCGAGCCAAAGAGGCGCTGGAGACGCCCGAGCTGCAGCGGGCGCTTCAGACGCTACAGGAACTCAAAGAGACACTCCGTCGTGACGCGGCAGAGAAACGGGAAGAGGGAGTGGgaaaggagacggagaggagctCCGTCATCGTTCTGTCCGACTCGGagggtggagaaggagaagacggagTCATCGACCTGACGGACGATAACTCACCCAAGAAGAAAACCAAGGAAACTAACGGCACTCAG GCTGGATGTGAAAACGGCGTCAGCAGAAAGGGGAATGTTACAG GTGTGAGCTCTCTGCTGCCCCTGCTGCCGGTTCTGAAGGGGCAGGTGGTGGATCTGTCCCAGGAGACCTGGGtccagctggagcagctgcagctggagggaGATCTGCTGGAAGTGTCTCTGGACCAGACGCACGTCATCCACCGGGTTCTCCAGGCGTTCTCCCTCCCACCCAGAGAAACtctgcacacactcattcag AtcgagctggaggagcagagacgAAGCAGCCGAAGCCGAGTCAAGGACTCGAAACGGAAGAGGAAGGGTCACAGGGgtggcgggggggagggggcaggtgaAAGGTCACTGGACGCCTCAGAGTCAAAGAAAACCTGCCCCCTCAGCCacagcccctccccccaccaaCCTGCCCACACCCACCCAGAG ATTTTGTGA
- the kdm5c gene encoding lysine-specific demethylase 5C isoform X1 translates to MEGEEFVAPPECPVFEPSWEEFQDPLGYIAKIRPIAEKSGICKIRPPQDWQPPFSVELDTFRFTPRIQRLNELEAETRVKLNYLDRIARFWEIQASSLKIPHIERRILDLFGLSRIVTDEGGFEMVCKERRWARVAQRLGYPPGKNIGSLLRSHYERIVYPFEMFQSGTSLPHCKPKHYDGEDVDKEYKPHSIPLRQSVQPSKISTYGRRAKRCQPDGPEDLTPHPLSTGSPLISAPEPTEEDIEKNPELKKLQIYGAGPKMMGLGLVARYKGMRKKDELPQTVTIKEDVSAAPTDASVKAEPPEPQEKLSEGETSSPPPAPASITVKTEVKKEEPENGKGTEEEENDADKPCTKMTMRLRRNLNNPQCVDSFVCRMCGRGDDDEKLLLCDGCDDNYHIYCLLPPLTDAPKGNWRCPKCVAEECKKPAEAFGFEQATREYTLQSFGEMADAFKADYFNMPVHMVPTELVEREFWRLVGSIEEDVTVEYGADIHSKEFGSGFPMNNGQRKLTKEEEEYARSGWNLNVMPVLEQSLLCHINGDISGMKVPWLYVGMVFSAFCWHIEDHWSYSINYLHWGEPKTWYGVPSVAAERLEEVMKKLTPELFEFQPDLLHQLVTIMNPNILMSHGVPVVRTNQCAGEFVITFPRAYHSGFNQGYNFAEAVNFCTADWLPAGRSCIEHYRRLRRYCVFSHEELTCKMAASPEKLDLNLAAATHREMFIIVQEERKLRKGLMERGITEAEREAFELLPDDERQCDKCKTTCFLSALACSKCPERLVCLYHTQDLCNCPTEKLYLRYRYTLDELLAMLHRLKVRSESFDSWANRVKEALEQEEGNKIGIDDLETLKTEAAEKKFPDNELLRKLNKVLKDIERCRQTSGELLDDSTTRENKMSLAELKSLVETMNNLPCVMMKLEEVQAVLQTVEDFQRQAQALVSDRDWRRDSPPPEQLQTLLDEGGKLPVVVPECDSLRGLKEQGHWLAEVRCTLGTEGGGRQEVTLDVLRNLMQAGCNVPQSVSVETAMAELQELLTIAERWEEKAQICLEQRQKHPLSTLEAIVNEAQLIPVKLPNILALQCCLTRARAWVTDLEEIQNGEHYPCLDDLEGLVAIGRDLPVFMEELRQLELQVASAHSWRDKATKTFLKKSSQHSLLEVLCPCAKRRERRDGTEALDDLLEDSDTNTLGLSAQDLRDPAAIVVAFKEGEHQEKEALLRLQKSNMCKSGLRAAGHKENKENGRWDDRMETDSSGRSENSVKENGGGSSAQSVCVCAAPPRAPQLRCHLCKDWFHGGCVPFPSLLPASGAPTNPLCWWDWDSRFLCPRCQRSRRPRLETILALLVALQRLPVRLPEGEALQCLTERAITWQGRAKEALETPELQRALQTLQELKETLRRDAAEKREEGVGKETERSSVIVLSDSEGGEGEDGVIDLTDDNSPKKKTKETNGTQAGCENGVSRKGNVTGVSSLLPLLPVLKGQVVDLSQETWVQLEQLQLEGDLLEVSLDQTHVIHRVLQAFSLPPRETLHTLIQIELEEQRRSSRSRVKDSKRKRKGHRGGGGEGAGERSLDASESKKTCPLSHSPSPHQPAHTHPEIL, encoded by the exons ATGGAAGGGGAAGAGTTCGTGGCTCCTCCGGAGTGTCCCGTGTTCGAGCCGTCATGGGAGGAGTTTCAGGATCCGCTGGGCTACATCGCCAAGATTCGGCCAATCGCAGAGAAGTCTGGAATCTGCAAAATTCGACCTCCACAG GACTGGCAACCGCCATTCTCCGTGGAGCTCGACACCTTCCGCTTCACCCCGCGCATCCAAAGGCTCAATGAGTTGGAG GCGGAGACCAGAGTGAAGCTGAATTATTTGGACCGCATCGCCAGGTTTTGGGAGATCCAGGCGTCCTCGTTGAAAATCCCACACATCGAGAGACGCATCCTCGATCTCTTCGGCCTGTCAAGg attGTGACGGATGAAGGAGGGTTTGAGATGGTGTGTAAGGAGCGGCGCTGGGCTCGCGTGGCCCAGAGGCTCGGCTACCCGCCGGGCAAGAACATCGGTTCTCTGCTGCGCTCACACTACGAAAGGATCGTCTACCCGTTTGAAATGTTCCAGTCGGGCACCAGCCTGCCG CATTGCAAGCCGAAGCACTACGACGGTGAGGATGTGGATAAAGAATACAAGCCCCACTCCATCCCCCTGCGACAGTCTGTGCAGCCGTCCAAGATCAGCACCTACGGTCGCCGAGCGAAGCGATGTCAGCCTGAC GGTCCAGAGGATCTGacccctcatcctctctccactGGTTCTCCACTCATCTCTGCG cctGAACCGACAGAGGAAGACATCGAGAAGAACCCAGAGTTGAAGAAGCTGCAGATCTACGGCGCAGGGCCCAAGATGATGGGGCTCGGTCTGGTCGCCAGGTATAAAGGCATGAGGAAGAAAG ACGAGCTGCCTCAGACTGTTACCATCAAAGAGGACGTGTCGGCGGCGCCCACTGACGCCTCAGTCAAAGCTGAGCCGCCGGAGCCTCAGGAGAAGCTGAGCGAAGGGGAAACATCCAGTCCGCCGCCGGCACCAGCCAGCATCACCGTCAAAACAgaggtgaagaaagaagaaCCAGAGAATGGCAAAggcactgaggaggaggaaaatgatgCAGATAAACCTTGCACCAAGATGACCATGAGGCTCCGACGCAACCTCAACAACCCGCAGTGT GTGGATTCCTTTGTGTGTCGGATGTGTGGTCGCGGAGACGACGATGagaaactgctgctgtgtgacgGCTGTGATGATAACTACCACATCTACTGTCTCCTGCCCCCACTCACCGACGCCCCCAAAGGCAACTGGCGATGTCCCAAGTGTGTGGCAGAG GAATGCAAGAAGCCGGCAGAAGCGTTTGGCTTTGAACAAGCGACACGCGAGTACACTCTGCAGAGCTTTGGGGAAATGGCCGACGCCTTCAAAGCAGATTACTTCAACATGCCGGTCCAT ATGGTTCCCACTGAGTTGGTGGAGAGGGAGTTCTGGAGGCTGGTCGGCAGCATCGAGGAAGACGTGACCGTTGAGTACGGAGCCGACATACACTCCAAAGAGTTTGGCAGTGGTTTCCCGATGAACAACGGTCAGAGGAAGCTCACAAAGGAAGAGGAG GAATATGCTCGCAGTGGCTGGAACCTGAATGTGATGCCGGTGCTGGAACAGTCGCTCCTGTGCCACATCAACGGAGACATCTCCGGTATGAAGGTGCCGTGGCTGTACGTCGGCATGGTGTTCTCCGCCTTCTGCTGGCACATCGAGGATCACTGGAGCTACTCCATCAACTACCTGCACTG GGGAGAACCCAAGACGTGGTACGGAGTTCCCTCTGTGGCCGCGGAACGactggaggaggtgatgaagaaGCTGACGCCAGAGCTGTTTGAGTTCCAGCCCGACCTGCTGCACCAACTCGTCACCATCATGAACCCCAACATCCTCATGTCTCACGGTGTCCCG GTCGTGCGCACCAACCAGTGCGCTGGTGAGTTCGTCATAACCTTCCCCAGAGCCTATCACAGCGGCTTCAACCAGGGTTACAACTTTGCAGAAGCGGTGAACTTCTGCACTGCGGACTGG cttccTGCTGGCCGCTCCTGTATCGAGCACTACCGACGCCTCCGGAGATATTGTGTCTTCTCCCACGAGGAGCTCACCTGTAAAATGGCCGCCAGCCCCGAGAAACTGGATCTGAACCTGGCTGCGGCTACGCACCGGGAGATGTTCATCATCGttcaggaggagaggaagcttCGGAAGGGTCTGATGGAGAGG ggcATCACAGAGGCTGAGCGTGAGGCATTCGAGCTGCTGCCTGACGACGAGAGACAATGTGATAAATGCAAGACCACGTGTTTCCTCTCGGCTCTGGCCTGTTCCAAGTGCCCCGAGCGCCTGGTGTGTCTCTACCACACTCAGGATCTGTGCAACTGCCCCACGGAAAAACTCTACCTCAG GTACAGATACACCCTGGATGAGTTGTTGGCCATGCTGCACCGATTGAAGGTCCGATCGGAGTCTTTTGATTCGTGGGCCAACAGAGTGAAAGAAGCTCTGGAGCAAGAAGAGGGAAACAAGATAG GTATTGATGACCTGGAGACGCTGAAGACCGAAGCGGCAGAAAAGAAGTTTCCAGACAACGAACTTCTCCGGAAACTCAACAAAGTTCTTAAAGACATCGAGCGCTGCCGGCAGACGAGTGGCGAGCTCCTCGATGACTCAACGACACG GGAGAATAAGATGAGTCTGGCCGAGCTGAAGTCTTTGGTGGAGACGATGAACAATCTGCCCTGTGTGATGATGAAGCTGGAGGAAGTGCAG GCGGTTCTTCAGACGGTGGAGGATTTCCAGCGCCAGGCTCAGGCCCTGGTCAGTGACCGGGACTGGAGGAGGGACTCTCCGCCGCCCGAGCAGCTGCAGACGCTGTTGGACGAGGGCGGCAAGCTGCCCGTCGTGGTGCCGGAGTGCGATTCTCTCCGAGGCCTGAAGGAGCAGGGCCACTGGCTGGCAGAGGTGAGGTGCACCCTGGGCACGGAGGGAGGCGGCCGGCAGGAGGTGACGCTGGACGTGCTGAGGAACCTGATGCAAGCGGGCTGCAACGTGCCCCAGAGCGTCTCCGTGGAAACTGCCATGGCGGAGCTTCAGGAGCTGCTCACCATCGCAGAGCGTTGGGAGGAGAAGGCTCAGATCTGCCTAGAGCAGAG GCAGAAACACCCTCTCTCCACCCTGGAGGCGATAGTGAACGAGGCCCAGCTCATCCCCGTCAAGCTTCCCAACATCCTGGCTCTGCAGTGCTGCCTCACACGAGCACGGGCCTGGGTCACGGACCTGGAGGAaatccag AACGGGGAGCACTACCCGTGTCTGGACGACCTGGAGGGGTTGGTGGCCATCGGGAGGGACCTGCCCGTCTTCATGGAGGAGCTGaggcagctggagctgcaggtggCCAGCGCCCACTCCTGGAGGGACAAGGCCACCAAGACCTTCCTGAAGAAGAGCAGCCAGCACAGTCTGCTGGAG GTCTTATGTCCGTGTGCAAAGAGGCGAGAGCGTCGAGACGGGACAGAGGCGTTGGACGATTTATTAGAAGACTCTGACACCAACACTCTGGGCCTCTCGGCTCAGGACCTGAGGGATCCGGCAGCCATC GTGGTGGCGTTCAAGGAAGGCGAGCACCAGGAGAAGGAGGCGCTGCTGAGGCTACAAAAATCCAACATGTGTAAATCTGGACTTCGCGCCGCGGGTCACAAGGAGAACAAGGAGAACGGGAGGTGGGACGACCGCATGGAGACAGACTCGTCCGGCCGCTCAGAGAACTCTGTGAAGGAGAATGGCGGCGGCTCCTCTGCtcagtcggtgtgtgtgtgcgccgcgCCGCCTCGCGCCCCGCAGCTCCGCTGCCACCTCTGTAAGGACTGGTTCCACGGTGGCTGCGTTCCATtcccctccctgctccccgCCTCTGGAGCGCCGACTAACCCACTCTGCTGGTGGGACTGGGACTCACGCTTCTTGTGTCCGCGGTGCCAGCGGTCGCGGCGTCCGCGCCTGGAGACCATCCTGGCGCTGCTCGTGGCCCTGCAGAGGCTGCCGGTGCGTCTGCCAGAGGGCGAGGCCCTGCAGTGCCTCACAGAACGGGCCATCACCTGGCAGGGCCGAGCCAAAGAGGCGCTGGAGACGCCCGAGCTGCAGCGGGCGCTTCAGACGCTACAGGAACTCAAAGAGACACTCCGTCGTGACGCGGCAGAGAAACGGGAAGAGGGAGTGGgaaaggagacggagaggagctCCGTCATCGTTCTGTCCGACTCGGagggtggagaaggagaagacggagTCATCGACCTGACGGACGATAACTCACCCAAGAAGAAAACCAAGGAAACTAACGGCACTCAG GCTGGATGTGAAAACGGCGTCAGCAGAAAGGGGAATGTTACAG GTGTGAGCTCTCTGCTGCCCCTGCTGCCGGTTCTGAAGGGGCAGGTGGTGGATCTGTCCCAGGAGACCTGGGtccagctggagcagctgcagctggagggaGATCTGCTGGAAGTGTCTCTGGACCAGACGCACGTCATCCACCGGGTTCTCCAGGCGTTCTCCCTCCCACCCAGAGAAACtctgcacacactcattcag AtcgagctggaggagcagagacgAAGCAGCCGAAGCCGAGTCAAGGACTCGAAACGGAAGAGGAAGGGTCACAGGGgtggcgggggggagggggcaggtgaAAGGTCACTGGACGCCTCAGAGTCAAAGAAAACCTGCCCCCTCAGCCacagcccctccccccaccaaCCTGCCCACACCCACCCAGAG ATTTTGTGA